One genomic segment of Thermovibrio guaymasensis includes these proteins:
- a CDS encoding YggS family pyridoxal phosphate-dependent enzyme yields MGTIKENLDRIREEIEKACQRVGRSSKEVKVLAATKTRTPEEILEAYQAGVRLFGENRVQEAREKIPLLRDRMPQAQWHMIGHLQTNKVKYAVELFDWIETVDRKELVNELVKRLKRTGREKVSTLIEVKLSPEESKHGCPPEKVEELLSYTLEFPEIEVLGFMTVPPYYEEVELVRPFFIRLREIRDRMEEKFKRKFPELSMGMSHDFVVAVEEGATIVRIGTALFGPRRY; encoded by the coding sequence GTGGGGACGATTAAGGAGAACTTAGACAGGATAAGGGAAGAGATAGAGAAGGCTTGTCAGAGGGTCGGAAGGAGCAGTAAAGAGGTGAAGGTTTTGGCTGCAACGAAAACCAGAACTCCGGAGGAAATTTTAGAGGCATACCAAGCCGGAGTTAGACTGTTTGGAGAGAACAGAGTTCAGGAAGCAAGGGAAAAAATACCCCTATTAAGGGATAGAATGCCACAGGCCCAGTGGCACATGATAGGCCACCTTCAGACGAACAAGGTAAAGTACGCTGTAGAGCTCTTTGACTGGATAGAGACTGTGGATAGGAAAGAACTGGTTAATGAGCTTGTAAAGAGGTTAAAGAGGACAGGTAGGGAAAAAGTAAGTACACTTATAGAAGTAAAACTCTCTCCTGAGGAGAGTAAGCACGGCTGTCCTCCAGAAAAGGTTGAGGAGCTCCTCTCGTATACTTTAGAGTTTCCGGAAATTGAAGTTCTCGGATTTATGACGGTTCCACCATACTACGAGGAAGTTGAACTTGTAAGGCCCTTCTTTATAAGGTTAAGAGAAATCAGGGATAGAATGGAGGAAAAGTTTAAAAGGAAGTTTCCAGAGCTCTCAATGGGAATGAGCCACGACTTTGTAGTAGCGGTTGAAGAAGGGGCTACAATTGTAAGAATTGGAACTGCTCTCTTTGGACCCAGGAGATACTAA
- the polX gene encoding DNA polymerase/3'-5' exonuclease PolX, translating into MKNKELADIFDKWADILEFMGDNPYHIRAYRNAARLIRDLSEDIEVLAKEGKLSQLPGIGQRLQAKILEFLRTGKIEEFERLKQQVPDTIFTLLDIPGVGPKTVKLLYEKLGVRSIEDLKRAIERGDLLKLPGFGPKKVEKIKKGIELYEKSGGRILLGVAVFIADRIVNQLKEHSAVERISVCGSTRRMKETVGDIDILASGKNNLEIIEAFVNLPNVKEVLWKGTKKATVIVEEGEQVDLRVIEPDSYGAALQYFTGSKAHNIHLRTICLKLGYKLNEYGLFKGEEKIAGKTEEEIYSALGMDTPPPEIREDTGEIEAALEHKLPNLVGYDEIRGDLHIHSNWSDGASTIEDYVKKAIEMGYRYIAISDHSKSLKVANGLSEEDLLRRNYEIDKLNEKYSGKIKILKGAEVDILPDGSLDYPDEILSQLDFVIAAIHSRFNQDNTERILKAINNPYVNAIAHPTGRIIGQREGYPLDLERIMKAAAETGTALEVNSYYNRLDLKDAHCRLAKKFNVKLVINTDSHHVDHMWMIKLGVGTARRGWVEGKDVINTLILRSLQKFVRDKRRKFGVK; encoded by the coding sequence ATGAAGAATAAAGAACTTGCAGACATATTTGATAAGTGGGCAGATATCCTTGAGTTTATGGGAGATAACCCCTACCACATAAGGGCTTACAGGAATGCAGCCCGATTAATTAGGGATCTTTCTGAGGATATAGAGGTTCTTGCTAAGGAGGGAAAACTCTCTCAACTTCCGGGAATTGGACAGAGGTTACAGGCTAAAATCCTTGAGTTTCTCAGGACCGGTAAAATTGAGGAGTTTGAGCGCTTAAAACAGCAGGTTCCGGATACGATCTTCACCCTCCTTGATATACCCGGAGTTGGTCCAAAGACTGTAAAGCTCCTCTATGAAAAGCTTGGAGTGAGGAGTATTGAGGACCTAAAGAGGGCCATTGAGAGGGGGGATTTACTCAAACTTCCCGGTTTTGGCCCGAAGAAGGTTGAGAAGATAAAGAAGGGCATAGAGCTCTACGAAAAGAGCGGAGGGAGAATACTCCTTGGAGTTGCCGTCTTTATTGCAGATAGGATCGTTAATCAACTTAAAGAACACTCTGCAGTTGAGAGGATTTCAGTTTGTGGTTCAACGAGGAGGATGAAGGAAACAGTTGGAGACATTGATATCCTTGCTAGCGGAAAGAACAACCTAGAGATAATAGAAGCTTTCGTTAACCTTCCCAACGTTAAAGAAGTCTTGTGGAAGGGAACTAAAAAGGCAACGGTTATAGTTGAGGAGGGAGAACAGGTTGATTTAAGGGTTATTGAACCAGACTCCTATGGGGCAGCCCTTCAGTACTTTACAGGATCAAAGGCCCATAATATCCACTTAAGGACTATCTGTTTAAAGCTAGGTTATAAGCTGAACGAGTACGGCCTCTTCAAAGGAGAGGAGAAGATTGCCGGGAAGACTGAGGAAGAGATTTACTCGGCTTTAGGTATGGATACTCCTCCTCCTGAGATTAGGGAGGATACTGGGGAGATTGAGGCAGCCCTTGAGCACAAATTACCCAACTTGGTAGGTTACGATGAAATAAGGGGAGACCTTCACATCCACTCCAACTGGTCCGATGGAGCTTCAACGATTGAGGACTACGTTAAGAAGGCCATTGAAATGGGCTACAGGTACATTGCAATATCTGACCATTCAAAGAGCCTAAAGGTTGCAAATGGACTTAGTGAAGAAGACCTCCTAAGGAGGAACTACGAGATAGATAAGCTAAATGAGAAGTATTCGGGGAAGATTAAGATACTGAAAGGGGCTGAAGTTGACATCCTTCCAGACGGTTCACTTGACTATCCCGATGAGATTCTCTCTCAGCTTGACTTCGTTATAGCGGCTATTCACTCAAGGTTTAACCAGGACAATACAGAAAGGATACTAAAGGCAATAAACAACCCTTACGTTAATGCAATAGCCCATCCCACCGGTAGGATTATTGGCCAGAGGGAAGGCTATCCCCTTGACCTTGAAAGGATAATGAAGGCGGCAGCGGAGACTGGAACTGCCCTTGAGGTTAATTCCTACTACAACCGTTTAGACCTGAAGGATGCTCACTGTAGATTGGCTAAGAAGTTTAACGTTAAGCTGGTAATAAATACAGATTCCCACCACGTAGATCACATGTGGATGATTAAGCTCGGTGTAGGAACGGCCAGGAGGGGTTGGGTAGAAGGTAAGGACGTTATAAATACCCTTATTTTAAGGAGCCTTCAGAAGTTTGTAAGGGATAAGAGGAGGAAGTTTGGAGTAAAGTAG
- a CDS encoding radical SAM protein, with the protein MLLVRKCSHLVLEPGDLKVLLAYPGPEKAGLSSLAVHRIYTLLNSIEGVSCDLIFSDYNQSFFLSLSPTEFDVIAFSVTYENHLFEVIKLLSSWGIEPLREKRKEAPLLLGGGIGLFYNPSPFLPIFDAIYLGEAEGRLEEVISAFRNRPNLETLSDFDNVLISGDYTFKYEGLKVSFFEGPKKRILRSPLFPEVPSHSCFISEGTAFKEMFLIELNRGCIEKCRFCVASYMGLPYREKEIEVVEEEIAIASNYVDRVGLIGAGVSDYSKMEELYRILKKYNVKASFSSLKASSTSPYIFEILKESGQKTVTLAPEAGSQELRFAINKKVEDEAYFRFAERAFEAGAENLKLYFLIGLPSETEEDVEAIVDMTKKFREIGLYYWRERGVKGGIHLSVNPVIAKPFTPLQWYGLNPKSVIERKIRRLSKLVRKVPGVKLTYEKVKDAVLQAIVSRGDERLGVAAVRSVKEGLNFRRALKEVGLPFEELYTRERERDELFPWEIVESGIKKDYLWREYQNVYKRKATPACFPGCSVCGLCLGSANLQKG; encoded by the coding sequence CTGCTATTAGTAAGGAAGTGTTCCCATTTAGTTTTAGAGCCTGGCGATTTAAAAGTTCTCCTGGCCTATCCGGGGCCTGAAAAAGCAGGCCTTTCAAGCCTTGCTGTTCACAGGATATATACCCTCCTAAACTCAATTGAGGGCGTCTCCTGCGACCTTATTTTCTCAGATTACAACCAGTCCTTCTTCCTATCACTTTCCCCTACTGAGTTTGACGTTATTGCCTTTAGCGTTACTTACGAAAACCACCTATTTGAAGTTATTAAGCTGCTTAGTTCCTGGGGAATTGAACCTTTGAGGGAGAAGAGAAAAGAGGCTCCCCTCCTTTTGGGAGGAGGGATAGGGCTTTTCTACAACCCTTCCCCTTTCCTTCCCATATTTGACGCCATTTACCTAGGTGAGGCTGAAGGAAGGTTAGAGGAAGTTATCTCAGCTTTTAGGAATAGACCTAACTTAGAGACTCTATCCGACTTTGATAATGTCCTGATTTCGGGGGATTACACTTTCAAATATGAAGGCCTTAAAGTATCCTTCTTTGAAGGACCTAAAAAGAGGATATTACGTTCTCCCCTCTTTCCGGAAGTTCCTAGCCACTCCTGTTTCATTTCAGAAGGGACCGCCTTTAAGGAGATGTTCCTCATAGAACTAAACAGGGGATGTATAGAGAAGTGTAGGTTCTGCGTTGCATCTTACATGGGATTGCCCTATAGGGAGAAGGAGATAGAGGTTGTTGAGGAGGAAATAGCTATTGCATCAAACTACGTTGACAGGGTTGGTTTAATAGGTGCAGGTGTTAGTGATTACTCAAAGATGGAGGAGCTCTACAGGATACTCAAAAAGTATAACGTAAAGGCTTCCTTCTCTTCGCTGAAGGCCTCTTCAACTTCTCCTTACATCTTTGAAATCTTAAAGGAGTCTGGCCAAAAAACTGTTACCCTTGCTCCCGAAGCTGGCTCTCAAGAGCTTCGCTTTGCAATAAATAAGAAGGTGGAGGATGAGGCCTACTTTAGGTTTGCAGAGAGGGCTTTTGAAGCGGGGGCGGAAAACCTAAAGCTTTACTTCTTAATTGGGCTTCCAAGTGAAACGGAAGAGGACGTGGAAGCAATAGTTGATATGACGAAGAAATTTAGGGAGATAGGCCTTTACTACTGGAGGGAAAGGGGAGTAAAGGGAGGAATTCACCTATCGGTTAACCCGGTAATAGCCAAACCCTTTACTCCCCTTCAGTGGTACGGCTTAAATCCAAAGTCCGTTATAGAGAGGAAGATAAGGAGACTTTCAAAGTTGGTTAGGAAAGTACCGGGCGTTAAACTAACCTATGAGAAGGTAAAAGATGCAGTCCTTCAGGCTATTGTCTCAAGGGGAGATGAGAGGTTAGGAGTTGCCGCTGTGAGATCCGTTAAGGAGGGTTTGAACTTTAGGAGAGCTCTAAAGGAGGTGGGTCTGCCTTTTGAGGAGCTCTACACTAGAGAGAGGGAGAGGGACGAACTCTTCCCTTGGGAGATTGTGGAAAGCGGGATAAAGAAGGATTACCTCTGGAGGGAATACCAGAACGTTTATAAAAGGAAAGCTACTCCTGCTTGTTTTCCCGGCTGTTCTGTGTGCGGTCTCTGCCTAGGAAGTGCAAATTTGCAAAAAGGTTAA
- a CDS encoding Hsp20/alpha crystallin family protein translates to MFGRFFGRGRRGFDPFEDMFRYMQEMERMMEQMMRGFGRELPGFEMGFEPKIEMYETPDEIVVRAEMPGLDKDSIDVKVRGNYLIIRGVKKKEEKEEKDNVFFSETFYGEFQRVIPLPVEVKEEGIEAYYDRGVLEIRLPKAASARKEVKIIVKEPEEKKEEGKDKGKEEK, encoded by the coding sequence ATGTTTGGAAGATTCTTCGGAAGAGGAAGGAGAGGATTTGACCCCTTTGAGGATATGTTCCGTTACATGCAGGAAATGGAACGTATGATGGAACAGATGATGAGGGGATTTGGTAGGGAGCTCCCGGGCTTTGAAATGGGCTTTGAACCGAAGATTGAGATGTATGAGACTCCAGATGAAATCGTTGTAAGGGCTGAAATGCCAGGTCTTGATAAGGACAGCATTGACGTTAAAGTTCGCGGTAACTACCTAATTATCAGGGGAGTTAAGAAGAAAGAGGAAAAAGAGGAGAAGGATAACGTCTTCTTTAGTGAAACCTTCTACGGTGAGTTCCAAAGGGTTATTCCGCTACCTGTAGAGGTTAAAGAAGAGGGAATTGAGGCTTACTACGATAGAGGAGTTCTTGAAATCCGCCTTCCTAAAGCCGCGTCTGCAAGGAAGGAGGTTAAGATTATCGTTAAGGAGCCTGAGGAGAAGAAGGAAGAGGGTAAGGATAAAGGTAAAGAGGAAAAGTAA
- a CDS encoding 3-dehydroquinate synthase II, translating into MKKELIVAIENPEDKNVITAALESGVSAVLTTKEGISEKVKKLARVKTIAPDGDFKLGEEFVIVEIKGKEDEERAAQLLKQGKKVIVKTTDWTIIPLENLLAQGDEVYAWVRNSEEAKTALTILEKGVKGVVLETKDVNEIKATGQAISQAGEKVKLEVAKVKRVKPIGMCDRVCIDTCSNMTRGEGALVGNSSAGMFLVHAETESNPYVAARPFRVNAGAVHMYVRLPGGKTKYLAEIESGDEIMIYNYKGEGRIAYVGRAKVEKRPMLLIEAETKEGKKVSGILQNAETIRLTRPDGTPISVVELKEGDEVLVYTEEPGRHFGMKVKESIVEK; encoded by the coding sequence ATGAAAAAGGAGTTAATAGTAGCTATAGAGAATCCAGAGGATAAGAACGTCATAACTGCTGCTTTAGAGAGTGGAGTCTCTGCAGTCCTTACAACAAAGGAAGGAATCAGTGAAAAGGTTAAGAAGCTAGCAAGGGTAAAGACAATTGCACCTGATGGAGACTTTAAACTGGGGGAGGAGTTCGTAATCGTTGAAATTAAAGGAAAGGAGGACGAAGAAAGGGCTGCACAGCTTTTAAAGCAGGGAAAGAAGGTAATAGTAAAGACCACAGACTGGACGATTATTCCACTTGAAAACCTTTTAGCACAGGGGGATGAGGTTTACGCCTGGGTTAGGAACTCTGAAGAGGCCAAAACAGCCCTCACAATACTTGAAAAGGGAGTAAAAGGAGTAGTCCTTGAAACGAAGGACGTTAACGAGATAAAGGCAACCGGTCAAGCTATAAGTCAGGCAGGAGAGAAAGTAAAGCTTGAAGTTGCAAAAGTAAAGAGAGTTAAACCGATAGGCATGTGTGATAGGGTCTGTATAGACACGTGTTCTAACATGACAAGGGGAGAGGGTGCTCTCGTTGGAAACTCATCTGCTGGAATGTTCTTAGTTCACGCAGAAACAGAGAGCAACCCTTACGTTGCGGCAAGGCCTTTCAGGGTTAATGCTGGAGCTGTCCATATGTACGTAAGACTTCCGGGAGGAAAAACGAAATACCTGGCCGAGATAGAGAGTGGCGATGAGATAATGATTTACAACTACAAAGGAGAGGGAAGAATTGCCTACGTCGGAAGGGCAAAGGTGGAAAAGAGACCTATGCTACTCATAGAGGCAGAAACTAAGGAAGGAAAGAAAGTTAGCGGAATACTCCAAAACGCAGAAACCATAAGGTTAACGAGGCCGGACGGAACCCCGATATCAGTCGTTGAACTTAAAGAAGGAGATGAAGTTTTGGTCTACACAGAAGAGCCTGGAAGACACTTTGGTATGAAAGTAAAAGAGAGCATAGTTGAAAAGTAG
- the rfaD gene encoding ADP-glyceromanno-heptose 6-epimerase, producing the protein MKVLVTGGAGFIGSNLILELQRRFPDWELFVLDDFSSGNFKNLIDFEGEVITGSITEPETIEKLRKLGLKAIFHQAANVNTTDTNQRRMMEVNCEAFKEILKVGREAGAPVIYASSAAVYGNTSPPMKVDQGLKPENVYGYSKLAMDRVALKFMRENPQIPVVGLRYFNVYGPREEHKGKMASMVLQLTVQILKGKRPRLFKWGEQKRDFVYVEDCVEANIKAFESGKSGIVNVGTGKARSFNEVVKIIKETLETDVETDYFDNPYDFYQNYTEADLIETKEILNWVPKTQIEEGIPKYVKWIKENVNWEKLPY; encoded by the coding sequence ATGAAAGTTTTAGTTACCGGCGGTGCTGGTTTTATAGGTTCCAATTTGATCTTAGAGCTCCAGAGGAGATTTCCAGATTGGGAACTCTTCGTTCTAGACGACTTCTCAAGTGGGAACTTTAAAAACCTTATAGACTTTGAAGGGGAAGTAATAACCGGTTCAATAACAGAACCAGAGACTATAGAGAAGTTAAGGAAGTTAGGACTCAAGGCGATCTTTCACCAAGCTGCAAACGTTAACACAACCGATACGAACCAACGCAGAATGATGGAGGTTAACTGTGAAGCCTTTAAGGAGATATTAAAGGTTGGAAGGGAAGCAGGCGCTCCCGTAATCTACGCCTCCTCTGCAGCAGTCTACGGAAACACATCTCCGCCAATGAAGGTAGACCAAGGACTAAAGCCTGAAAACGTTTATGGCTACTCAAAACTTGCAATGGACAGGGTAGCTTTAAAGTTTATGAGGGAAAACCCCCAAATTCCCGTAGTAGGCTTACGCTACTTCAACGTATACGGCCCCAGGGAAGAGCACAAAGGGAAGATGGCAAGTATGGTCCTACAGCTTACAGTCCAGATACTAAAGGGTAAAAGGCCGAGGCTCTTTAAGTGGGGAGAACAGAAGAGGGACTTTGTTTATGTGGAAGACTGTGTTGAAGCCAACATAAAGGCCTTTGAAAGTGGAAAGAGTGGAATAGTTAACGTAGGTACAGGGAAGGCAAGAAGCTTTAACGAAGTAGTGAAGATAATAAAGGAAACTTTGGAAACAGACGTTGAAACCGATTACTTTGATAACCCCTATGACTTCTACCAGAACTACACTGAAGCCGACTTAATAGAAACAAAGGAAATCCTAAATTGGGTTCCCAAAACCCAGATAGAAGAAGGTATTCCTAAGTACGTAAAGTGGATAAAGGAGAATGTCAACTGGGAAAAGCTCCCCTACTAA
- a CDS encoding heat shock protein transcriptional repressor HspR: MIDKDTPVYMISIVAKIAGVHPQTLRFYENEGLIKPSRTQGKTRLYSERDLVRIKRIVSLTRERGVNVAGTHVILRLEEDLEKLFSAMAQSLSEEARETVLSLLRELDFEELDREKLIEILNK; encoded by the coding sequence GTGATTGATAAAGATACCCCAGTCTACATGATAAGTATCGTTGCAAAGATTGCTGGGGTCCATCCTCAAACCTTGAGGTTTTACGAAAATGAAGGGCTTATAAAGCCCTCAAGAACCCAAGGAAAGACGAGACTCTATTCGGAAAGGGACCTAGTGAGAATTAAGAGGATCGTCTCCTTAACCAGGGAGAGGGGAGTTAACGTTGCGGGAACCCACGTCATATTAAGGCTTGAAGAGGACCTTGAAAAACTCTTCAGTGCAATGGCTCAATCACTCAGTGAGGAAGCTAGGGAAACAGTCCTTTCCCTGCTAAGAGAGCTAGACTTTGAAGAGCTTGATAGGGAAAAACTTATTGAAATACTAAACAAATAA
- the lpxC gene encoding UDP-3-O-acyl-N-acetylglucosamine deacetylase: MQVYQRTLSQEVEFSGIGLHTGKKVSVRLVPAPADTGIVFIRTDLKGAPSIKVSPHYLSRLFYATNLSDGTVSVQTIEHLMAALSAFGIDNLFVYLDSEELPILDGSSAPYVYLFEEVGVRELSRKRKYALLKKEVVVEFEDKRIVAEPHHTLVVDNTISFDHPYKKVRFQRLVYTHSLKNFREISKARTFCFYQEVEALRAAGLARGGSLENAIVVDDCGILNEGGLRLENEFVAHKTLDLIGDLYVLGYPLLAKITAYKTGHALNASLVKRIYSEKLYDLVEFPERNREERGLDFLTDEGFCETD, from the coding sequence ATGCAGGTATATCAGAGAACTCTATCTCAGGAAGTTGAGTTCAGCGGAATAGGGCTTCATACCGGAAAAAAAGTCTCTGTAAGGCTCGTTCCAGCACCAGCCGATACCGGCATTGTCTTTATAAGAACAGATTTAAAGGGAGCTCCCTCAATAAAAGTTTCTCCCCACTACCTTTCAAGGCTCTTTTACGCAACTAACCTTTCAGACGGAACGGTTTCAGTTCAAACCATTGAACATCTTATGGCTGCCCTTTCTGCTTTCGGTATAGATAACCTCTTCGTTTACTTAGACTCAGAGGAACTTCCAATTCTTGACGGCAGTTCAGCCCCTTACGTCTATCTCTTTGAGGAAGTAGGTGTAAGGGAGCTCTCTAGGAAGAGGAAATACGCTCTACTTAAGAAAGAAGTAGTTGTAGAGTTTGAGGATAAGAGGATAGTTGCAGAGCCCCATCATACCCTCGTTGTTGATAACACGATTTCCTTTGATCACCCTTACAAGAAGGTTAGGTTTCAAAGGCTGGTTTACACACACTCCCTTAAGAACTTTAGGGAGATATCAAAGGCTAGGACTTTCTGTTTCTACCAGGAAGTTGAAGCCTTAAGAGCTGCCGGCCTTGCCAGGGGAGGAAGTTTAGAGAACGCTATAGTTGTTGACGACTGTGGCATCCTCAACGAAGGGGGCTTAAGGTTAGAGAATGAGTTTGTGGCCCATAAAACTCTTGATTTAATTGGAGATCTTTACGTTTTAGGATACCCTCTTTTGGCTAAGATAACGGCCTATAAAACAGGGCATGCCCTTAATGCTTCTTTAGTCAAGAGAATTTACTCTGAGAAGCTCTACGACCTTGTAGAGTTCCCTGAAAGGAATCGGGAAGAAAGGGGACTTGATTTCTTAACCGATGAAGGGTTCTGTGAGACTGATTGA
- a CDS encoding PaaI family thioesterase — MKGEELLRDNYCFVCGKENPKGMHLTFKREDGKVYARFSLPEYYQGYNRVIHGGIISLILDEAMAYLQSLKERFLTGKLTVKFHTPLLVEEEVEVEAWVEEERKRVKITKAVMKKTKSGKKVAEAEAIMFVLKEKE, encoded by the coding sequence ATGAAGGGTGAAGAGCTACTCAGGGATAACTACTGTTTCGTCTGTGGTAAAGAGAACCCAAAGGGAATGCACCTAACCTTTAAGCGCGAAGACGGGAAGGTTTATGCCAGGTTCTCACTTCCTGAGTACTACCAAGGGTACAACAGAGTAATTCACGGAGGCATTATCTCACTCATTCTTGACGAAGCAATGGCTTACCTTCAGAGCTTAAAAGAAAGGTTCTTGACTGGAAAGTTGACTGTAAAGTTTCACACTCCCCTGCTCGTTGAGGAGGAAGTTGAAGTTGAGGCCTGGGTTGAGGAGGAAAGGAAAAGGGTTAAGATAACTAAAGCGGTTATGAAAAAGACAAAAAGCGGCAAAAAAGTCGCCGAAGCTGAAGCCATTATGTTCGTTTTGAAGGAGAAAGAATGA